In Caproicibacterium amylolyticum, a genomic segment contains:
- a CDS encoding iron-containing alcohol dehydrogenase: MQSFEYKCPTEVVFGKDAELKTAEKIKKYGGSRVLVLYGGGSAKRSGLIDRIETVLQQAGIAAEIMGGVHPNPRLSFAREAEKRAELFGADFVLAVGGGSVIDTAKAVAIGLAHPGKDIWDFWTRKEAVTGAYPVGVVLTIPAAGSETSDSAVLTDEETKRKRGLNTDFNRPQFAVLNPELTYTLPSFQLSCGITDMLMHTLDRYFTIDRNNQLTDEIAEAVMRVIVRNGRVAHCDQTNYDAMSELMWSGSVSHNNLTGLGNEKDFSVHQLGHELSAMFDVAHGASLSAVWDSWANYVMSSAPERFARYAEKVWGVWNGETEEKAKAGIMLTVRFFRSLGMPTCFSELQGVGIQSDEVLKQLASNCMYGGERTVGTFCKLDIPAAYEIYKNANY, encoded by the coding sequence ATGCAGAGTTTTGAATATAAATGTCCTACAGAGGTCGTATTTGGAAAAGATGCCGAACTGAAGACAGCCGAAAAAATCAAAAAGTATGGCGGCAGCCGCGTGCTGGTGCTTTACGGCGGCGGCAGTGCCAAACGCAGCGGCTTGATTGACCGGATTGAAACGGTTTTGCAGCAGGCGGGAATCGCGGCGGAAATCATGGGCGGTGTGCATCCGAATCCCCGCCTGTCGTTTGCCAGAGAAGCTGAAAAACGCGCAGAGTTGTTTGGCGCGGACTTTGTACTGGCAGTCGGCGGCGGCAGCGTCATTGATACTGCCAAGGCAGTTGCCATTGGCCTTGCACATCCGGGAAAGGATATCTGGGATTTCTGGACGCGTAAAGAAGCAGTGACCGGCGCTTATCCGGTCGGCGTGGTTCTGACAATTCCGGCGGCGGGCAGCGAAACCAGCGACTCCGCTGTTTTAACTGATGAGGAAACGAAGCGCAAACGCGGTTTGAACACGGACTTCAACCGCCCCCAATTTGCGGTGCTCAACCCGGAGCTTACATACACGCTGCCGAGTTTTCAGCTTTCCTGCGGCATTACGGATATGCTGATGCATACGCTTGACCGTTACTTCACCATTGACCGCAACAATCAGCTGACAGATGAAATTGCAGAAGCAGTGATGCGCGTAATTGTCCGCAACGGCCGCGTGGCACACTGCGACCAAACAAATTATGATGCCATGAGTGAGCTGATGTGGAGCGGCAGTGTTTCCCACAACAACTTGACCGGCCTTGGCAATGAAAAAGATTTTTCAGTCCATCAGCTTGGACATGAGCTCAGCGCTATGTTTGACGTTGCTCACGGTGCCAGCCTTTCTGCTGTGTGGGATTCCTGGGCAAATTACGTAATGTCCAGTGCGCCGGAGCGTTTTGCACGCTATGCGGAAAAAGTTTGGGGCGTTTGGAACGGCGAAACAGAGGAAAAAGCGAAAGCGGGCATTATGCTGACGGTACGCTTTTTCCGTTCCCTCGGCATGCCGACCTGTTTCTCTGAACTGCAGGGAGTTGGTATTCAGTCTGACGAAGTGCTCAAACAGCTTGCCTCCAACTGTATGTACGGCGGTGAACGTACAGTTGGCACGTTCTGCAAGCTGGATATTCCGGCAGCTTATGAAATTTATAAAAACGCCAATTACTAA
- a CDS encoding RrF2 family transcriptional regulator yields MKLSTRSRYALEGMLYIAAYGQDRPVPIKEIAEKTGISMAYLEQIFFLLKKAGITSTIRGSRGGFVAAKPLQEITAGMIVRAIDGAISPVSCVEDPQQCATKRLAVCPTRPLWIEVTNAISSTLDSMTMEDLRSGFLAESEAQKE; encoded by the coding sequence ATGAAATTATCCACACGCAGCCGCTACGCTTTAGAGGGAATGCTTTACATAGCCGCATATGGGCAGGACAGGCCTGTTCCAATAAAAGAAATCGCAGAGAAAACCGGCATCTCCATGGCCTATCTGGAACAGATCTTTTTTCTGCTGAAAAAGGCCGGCATCACTTCCACCATTCGCGGCAGCCGAGGTGGTTTTGTTGCTGCCAAGCCACTGCAGGAAATTACCGCCGGCATGATCGTACGTGCAATTGACGGAGCGATTTCCCCAGTAAGCTGCGTTGAAGATCCGCAGCAGTGCGCCACCAAGAGGTTGGCTGTCTGCCCGACACGTCCACTGTGGATTGAAGTGACAAACGCAATTTCCAGTACGCTGGACAGCATGACGATGGAAGATCTGCGCAGCGGCTTTCTGGCAGAAAGCGAGGCACAGAAAGAATGA
- a CDS encoding RrF2 family transcriptional regulator, producing MKISTKGRYGLRAMLALIRNDDELVSLSTIAQKESLSLNYLESIFSQMKRADLVIGVTGAQGGYRLTRHADQVSVYEVLRALEGSLSVTEPETSMPPIRQYLTDHVWNVIDGKVEKILRSMSLQDLAANRK from the coding sequence ATGAAAATTTCCACGAAAGGCCGGTATGGCCTGCGCGCCATGCTGGCACTCATTCGAAATGATGATGAGTTGGTCTCCCTCTCCACGATTGCCCAGAAAGAGTCCCTTTCGCTGAACTATCTGGAAAGTATTTTTTCCCAGATGAAGCGTGCTGATTTGGTCATAGGCGTAACCGGTGCACAAGGCGGTTACCGCCTGACCCGGCACGCTGACCAAGTCAGCGTTTATGAAGTTCTGCGTGCGCTGGAAGGCAGTCTTTCCGTAACGGAACCGGAAACTTCCATGCCGCCTATCCGCCAGTATTTAACGGACCACGTTTGGAACGTCATTGACGGAAAGGTTGAAAAAATTCTGCGCAGTATGTCTCTGCAGGATTTGGCAGCAAACCGCAAGTAA
- a CDS encoding sensor histidine kinase: protein MKQNEPLAAQSKPVPASPEQRPPRGPHRVSVNHLFESWKNVSIKWRIFGSFAAFAAVVLVVLWLFQTVFFDQFYEQTKRNELSEAAETIQQNLYSPNLSDMIENTARSGQIYAVGIRADGQIIFNNDFSPNRFSVLIGQHLMEVLQKTVAEGGKHYEIIDSKGGGKDSSNRAQVYATVKQDGSGNEYMIFLYTLLTPMDATIRTIRTQIIWLTLILLGVGALLALYLSHHISSPIIRITETAKELATGDYDVSFDENAYHEISQLAHTLNYAARELGKVEHLQRDLVANISHDLRTPLTMISGYAEIMRDLPGENTPENVQIIIDEANRLTSLVNDTLDLSKLQSGTQKIEKTEFDLTDNIRSILHRYDKMTDCVLTFQADEDVVVYADELKISQVVYNLINNAITYTGSDHRVMLRQVVDGSQVKIEVTDTGEGIPEEKLQDIWKRYYKVDKEHKRAQIGTGLGLSIVKTILDMHDGAYGVRSAMGKGSTFWFSLTIKQQLPNVGPSALPEQSAGSRKAEEENTN from the coding sequence TTGAAGCAGAATGAGCCGCTGGCGGCACAGAGCAAACCGGTGCCGGCTTCGCCGGAACAAAGGCCGCCGCGTGGACCGCACCGTGTTTCTGTAAATCATCTGTTTGAATCATGGAAAAACGTCAGCATCAAGTGGCGCATATTTGGTTCCTTTGCGGCTTTTGCCGCAGTGGTACTGGTGGTGCTCTGGCTGTTTCAAACGGTTTTTTTTGATCAGTTTTATGAGCAGACGAAGCGAAACGAACTTAGCGAGGCTGCGGAAACGATTCAGCAGAATCTTTACAGCCCGAATTTAAGTGATATGATTGAGAACACCGCCCGCAGCGGACAAATTTATGCGGTCGGGATCCGTGCGGATGGCCAAATTATTTTTAACAATGATTTTTCGCCGAACCGTTTTTCGGTTTTAATTGGCCAGCACTTAATGGAGGTGCTGCAAAAGACCGTGGCGGAGGGTGGCAAACATTATGAAATCATAGATAGTAAGGGCGGCGGTAAAGATAGTTCCAACCGTGCGCAGGTGTACGCAACGGTGAAGCAGGACGGCAGTGGGAACGAATACATGATTTTCCTTTACACGCTTCTGACCCCGATGGATGCGACCATTCGCACTATCCGCACACAAATTATTTGGTTGACACTGATTCTGCTGGGGGTAGGTGCGCTGTTGGCGCTGTACCTTTCTCACCATATCAGTTCCCCGATTATCCGGATTACGGAAACCGCCAAGGAACTTGCAACCGGCGATTATGATGTTTCATTTGATGAAAATGCATACCATGAGATCTCACAGCTGGCGCATACGCTGAACTATGCGGCACGGGAATTGGGCAAGGTCGAACATCTTCAGCGAGATTTAGTGGCAAATATCAGCCACGACCTGCGTACACCGCTTACCATGATTTCCGGCTATGCAGAAATCATGCGCGACCTGCCCGGCGAAAACACGCCGGAAAATGTGCAGATCATCATAGATGAAGCGAATCGGCTGACTTCTTTGGTCAATGATACGCTTGACCTGAGCAAATTGCAGTCCGGTACGCAAAAGATTGAGAAAACGGAATTTGATTTGACAGACAACATTCGCAGTATTCTGCATCGTTACGATAAAATGACCGACTGTGTGCTGACCTTTCAAGCGGATGAGGATGTCGTTGTTTACGCGGACGAGCTGAAAATTTCGCAGGTTGTATATAATCTCATTAACAACGCAATTACTTACACCGGCAGCGACCACAGGGTGATGCTGCGGCAGGTAGTTGACGGTTCTCAGGTAAAAATAGAAGTGACCGACACCGGTGAGGGTATTCCGGAAGAAAAACTGCAGGATATTTGGAAACGCTATTACAAAGTCGACAAGGAACATAAGCGCGCGCAGATTGGCACGGGCTTGGGTCTGTCGATTGTCAAAACTATTTTGGATATGCACGACGGTGCTTACGGTGTGCGCAGTGCAATGGGAAAGGGAAGCACATTCTGGTTTTCCCTGACAATCAAGCAGCAGCTGCCGAACGTTGGGCCGTCAGCATTGCCGGAACAGAGCGCGGGCAGCAGAAAAGCAGAGGAGGAGAACACAAATTGA
- a CDS encoding response regulator transcription factor gives MYRILVVDDEEKIRLLIRKYAEFEGYAVVEAGDGMEAVQTCRDHPRDFDLIVMDVMMPELDGFSAVKEIRKVCDSPVLMLSARGEEYDKIHGFELGIDDYVVKPFSPKELMMRVGAIIKRAKSGSGPQKEVVSFEGLTIDFTGRIVTLDGEKAELSPKEYDLLFYMVSNRNIALTREQLITNVWGYDFYGDDRTLDTHIKLLRRSLGPYAKFIVTLRGVGYRFEAE, from the coding sequence ATGTATCGTATTTTAGTGGTTGATGATGAGGAAAAGATTCGCCTGCTGATACGCAAGTATGCGGAGTTTGAGGGCTACGCAGTTGTGGAGGCCGGGGATGGTATGGAAGCGGTACAGACCTGCCGCGACCACCCGCGGGATTTCGACCTGATCGTTATGGATGTTATGATGCCGGAACTGGACGGTTTCTCTGCTGTGAAAGAAATCCGCAAAGTCTGTGATTCACCGGTACTGATGCTTTCTGCCCGCGGTGAGGAATACGATAAAATCCACGGCTTTGAACTTGGCATTGACGACTATGTTGTAAAACCGTTTTCACCAAAGGAACTGATGATGCGTGTGGGTGCTATCATTAAGCGCGCAAAGTCCGGCAGCGGTCCGCAGAAAGAGGTCGTTTCTTTCGAGGGACTGACGATTGATTTTACCGGCCGCATTGTAACACTGGACGGGGAAAAAGCTGAACTTTCGCCGAAAGAATATGACCTTTTGTTCTATATGGTCAGCAACCGTAATATCGCTTTGACGCGTGAGCAGCTGATCACCAATGTGTGGGGCTACGACTTTTATGGGGATGACCGTACACTGGATACGCACATTAAGCTGCTGAGAAGGAGTCTTGGCCCCTACGCAAAATTCATTGTGACACTCAGGGGAGTGGGGTACCGTTTTGAAGCAGAATGA